A genomic segment from Barrientosiimonas humi encodes:
- the thrS gene encoding threonine--tRNA ligase, with product MSDNASHDEFQDHRELNQALGIFTTDPLIGSGLPVWLPNGSIVRDELEQLARDVARADGCHGVHSPVLAKRELFERSGHWAKFADDMFPVMQLGAAPGDDDLVLRPANCPHHALAYAASRHSYRELPVRLNELAPMFRAERSGVLSGLSRVRQISLDDTHVFCRPDQIGDEAARALRSALHAQEVLGLPVDYVRMSLRDNGAGYLGTDQQWGDAEAALRLAAERVLPGTGLELVDGVGEAAFYGPKLDLQVRDGRGHEETIATVQLDFNQPERFDLTYDGEDGGRHRVAMIHRGTVGSMERVVASLLERYQGRLPLWLAPVQVCLLPVAPAHDGPARRLHDDLLAAGLRPRTDVDGSLGARIRRSRERRDAVIVVIGDDEIASDSVQVTDPAADFRGAVDRARFVAQLQKAYDSRARRIDW from the coding sequence ATGAGCGACAACGCTTCTCACGACGAGTTCCAGGACCATCGCGAGCTCAACCAGGCCCTCGGCATCTTCACCACCGACCCGTTGATCGGCAGCGGGCTGCCCGTCTGGTTGCCGAACGGCAGCATCGTGCGCGACGAGCTCGAGCAGCTCGCCCGCGACGTCGCCCGCGCCGACGGCTGCCACGGCGTGCACTCCCCCGTGCTCGCCAAGCGCGAGCTGTTCGAGCGCTCCGGCCACTGGGCGAAGTTCGCCGACGACATGTTCCCCGTGATGCAGCTCGGCGCCGCCCCGGGCGACGACGACCTCGTGCTGCGGCCGGCCAACTGCCCGCACCACGCGCTGGCGTACGCCGCCAGCCGCCACTCCTACCGCGAGCTCCCGGTCCGGCTCAACGAGCTGGCGCCGATGTTCCGCGCGGAGCGCTCCGGCGTGCTCTCCGGCCTCAGCCGCGTGCGGCAGATCAGCCTCGACGACACCCACGTCTTCTGCCGCCCCGACCAGATCGGCGACGAGGCGGCGCGCGCACTGCGTTCTGCCCTGCACGCCCAGGAGGTGCTCGGGCTGCCCGTGGATTACGTACGAATGTCGTTGCGCGACAATGGTGCTGGCTATCTCGGCACTGACCAGCAGTGGGGTGACGCCGAGGCTGCGCTGCGGCTCGCGGCCGAGCGGGTGCTCCCCGGCACCGGCCTCGAGCTGGTCGACGGCGTGGGCGAGGCGGCGTTCTACGGACCCAAGCTCGACCTGCAGGTGCGCGACGGGCGCGGCCACGAGGAGACCATCGCCACCGTGCAGCTGGACTTCAACCAGCCCGAGCGGTTCGACCTGACCTACGACGGCGAGGACGGCGGCCGCCACCGCGTCGCGATGATCCACCGCGGCACCGTCGGCTCGATGGAGCGGGTCGTCGCGTCGCTGCTCGAGCGGTACCAGGGGCGGCTGCCGCTGTGGCTCGCGCCGGTGCAGGTGTGCCTGCTGCCCGTCGCGCCCGCGCACGACGGCCCCGCGCGGCGCTTGCACGACGACCTGCTGGCCGCCGGTCTGCGCCCGCGCACCGACGTCGACGGGTCGCTCGGCGCGCGCATCCGCCGCAGCCGCGAGCGCCGCGACGCCGTCATCGTGGTCATCGGCGACGACGAGATCGCCAGCGACAGCGTGCAGGTCACCGACCCGGCCGCCGACTTCCGGGGAGCCGTCGACCGGGCGAGGTTCGTGGCGCAGCTGCAGAAGGCGTACGACTCGCGCGCCCGGCGGATCGACTGGTGA
- a CDS encoding pirin family protein, protein MSNEERDPQEVVGEPMHDAKDVLVLAPREVPLGGPRAMTVRRTLPHRDRSFVGAWCFVDHYGPDDVAATGGMHVPPHPHTALQTVTWLFEGQVEHHDSGGYHAIVRPGEVNLMTAGQGIAHSEVSTDDTQRLHGVQLWVVLPEADRDLPRRLQHFAAPESALGAGVHGRVFVGSLAGAESPIETATPLLAAEIRLEPGADWQVEVDPGFEHAVLLDDGDVTLEGAALESGALAVTDPGRASLHLTSEQGARIVLLGGEPYDEEIVMWWNFIGRNHDEVAAYRAEWEAGSDRFGDVPGYDGGRDRLPAPALPNGPLRSRRREGPTLVE, encoded by the coding sequence ATGAGCAACGAGGAGCGCGACCCGCAGGAGGTCGTGGGCGAGCCGATGCACGACGCGAAGGACGTGCTGGTGCTGGCGCCGCGCGAGGTTCCGCTGGGCGGGCCGCGGGCGATGACCGTGCGGCGCACGCTGCCGCACCGCGACCGGTCGTTCGTCGGGGCGTGGTGCTTCGTCGACCACTACGGGCCCGACGACGTCGCAGCCACCGGCGGGATGCACGTGCCGCCGCACCCGCACACCGCGCTGCAGACCGTCACCTGGCTGTTCGAGGGTCAGGTCGAGCACCACGACTCCGGCGGCTACCACGCGATCGTGCGGCCGGGCGAGGTCAACCTGATGACCGCCGGGCAGGGCATCGCCCACTCGGAGGTCTCGACCGACGACACGCAGCGGTTGCACGGGGTGCAGCTGTGGGTCGTGCTGCCCGAGGCCGACCGCGACCTCCCGCGCCGGCTGCAGCACTTCGCGGCGCCGGAGTCGGCGCTGGGCGCGGGCGTGCACGGGCGGGTGTTCGTGGGGTCGCTGGCGGGGGCGGAGTCTCCGATCGAGACCGCAACTCCGTTGCTGGCGGCGGAGATTCGGCTCGAACCGGGTGCCGACTGGCAGGTCGAGGTCGACCCCGGCTTCGAGCACGCGGTGCTGCTCGACGACGGCGACGTGACGCTCGAGGGCGCCGCGCTCGAGTCGGGTGCGCTCGCGGTGACCGACCCCGGCCGTGCCTCGCTGCACCTCACCTCCGAGCAGGGCGCCCGCATCGTGCTGCTCGGCGGCGAGCCCTATGACGAGGAGATCGTCATGTGGTGGAACTTCATCGGCCGCAACCACGACGAGGTCGCGGCATACCGCGCGGAGTGGGAGGCCGGGTCCGACCGGTTCGGCGACGTCCCGGGGTACGACGGCGGCCGCGACCGCCTCCCCGCCCCCGCGCTGCCCAACGGACCGCTGCGCAGCCGCCGCCGCGAAGGGCCCACGCTGGTCGAGTAG
- a CDS encoding 1-phosphofructokinase family hexose kinase, producing the protein MIVTLTPNPAVDVTYRVGALEVGGSHPVGAVREQAGGKGVNTAAVLTTMGQECVAVCPVGADDADRFAADLDARGVRHRLLRLPGRTRRSVTVVDDAGEATVLNEPGLPWGRDDRDLVIQVVAQSLSGARVLTISGSLPDAAVAAVVRCVETADALAVPAVLDLRGPVLRDSLAHGPALVKPNRAEAAAMLGFDASAAPSAAELAERLVGDGAGAAIVSDGAAGLTLVSGDGIRLVGRLPEPLQGNATGAGDALTAALAAGLAEGVPTGRDAWAETLRTGVAWSAAAVLQPVAGAVDPADVARLLPRVEIEEIA; encoded by the coding sequence GTGATCGTCACGCTCACGCCCAACCCCGCGGTCGACGTGACCTATCGCGTCGGGGCGCTCGAGGTCGGCGGCTCGCACCCGGTTGGCGCGGTGCGCGAGCAGGCGGGCGGCAAGGGGGTCAACACCGCGGCGGTGCTCACGACCATGGGGCAGGAGTGCGTGGCCGTCTGCCCGGTCGGTGCGGACGACGCCGACCGGTTCGCGGCCGATCTCGACGCCCGCGGCGTGCGCCATCGGCTGCTCCGGCTGCCTGGCCGCACCCGCCGCTCGGTCACCGTGGTCGACGACGCCGGCGAGGCGACGGTGCTCAACGAGCCGGGGCTGCCGTGGGGTCGCGACGACCGCGACCTGGTGATCCAAGTCGTCGCTCAATCTCTCTCTGGTGCAAGGGTTCTCACGATCAGCGGCAGCCTTCCTGACGCTGCCGTGGCGGCGGTCGTGCGGTGCGTCGAGACGGCCGACGCCCTGGCCGTGCCGGCGGTGCTCGACCTGCGCGGACCGGTGCTGCGCGACTCCCTGGCGCACGGCCCGGCGCTCGTGAAGCCGAACCGTGCCGAGGCGGCAGCGATGCTGGGGTTCGACGCCTCGGCCGCGCCGTCCGCAGCCGAGCTCGCCGAGCGACTGGTCGGTGACGGTGCCGGCGCCGCAATCGTCTCCGACGGTGCGGCGGGGCTGACGCTGGTGTCCGGCGATGGCATACGGCTGGTTGGACGGTTGCCAGAACCGTTGCAGGGCAACGCAACTGGTGCCGGCGACGCACTCACCGCCGCGCTGGCTGCGGGACTGGCCGAGGGCGTACCGACTGGGCGGGACGCCTGGGCCGAGACCCTGCGCACGGGGGTCGCCTGGTCGGCCGCCGCGGTGCTGCAGCCCGTCGCCGGCGCCGTAGACCCCGCCGACGTCGCCCGCCTGCTCCCCCGTGTCGAGATCGAGGAGATCGCCTGA
- a CDS encoding FAD-dependent oxidoreductase → MTRPLILAVAGVSAEAIRSVLEDRYSGDYEVLIVGDADTARAECVRRARAGQPVALLVCECVVPGGTAAQVLTALHQVVPTARRLCVLPASDFGRMVEEVRQAMLDGCYDAYLGVPRGPRDEEFHQAVSELLSDWGWSAARPVVDAVRIVADTDSAELARIRDYLSRTGVPSSVYSSCSEQGQEVLADVEIDGPARLPVIDTFGRGTLVQPSVADLAAAMYGAPSDIPEGTVADVLVVGAGPAGLAAAVYAASEGLSTVVVDADAIGGQAGTSSMIRNYLGFPRGISGMRLAQRARMQASRFGARFFAALPVTGIEPEGQHQHAWVGGTRICAWSVIIASGVKYRRLGVAPLEELVGLGVHYGAATSAAQEMTGKHVHVVGGGNSAGQAAVHLARYAASVTIVVRRAGLAETMSDYLVREIRSNPLITVRGSTEVTDGGGTGRLEWIELTGPDGAERVETSGLFLLLGASPHVDWVPDTVARDERGYLLTGRDVPKDHWREGIPPANLETTVPGIFAAGDVRAGSMKRVASASGEGASAIPLVHAHLAALRETLADSNPHGRPR, encoded by the coding sequence GTGACCCGCCCGCTCATCCTCGCCGTCGCCGGTGTCTCCGCCGAGGCCATCCGATCCGTGCTCGAGGACCGTTACTCCGGGGACTACGAGGTGCTCATCGTCGGTGACGCCGACACCGCCCGTGCCGAGTGCGTACGTCGGGCGCGGGCGGGCCAGCCCGTCGCCCTGCTCGTGTGCGAGTGCGTGGTGCCCGGCGGCACCGCGGCGCAGGTGCTGACCGCGCTGCACCAGGTCGTGCCGACCGCGCGGCGGCTGTGCGTGCTGCCGGCGAGCGACTTCGGGCGGATGGTCGAGGAGGTGCGCCAGGCGATGCTCGACGGCTGCTACGACGCCTATCTCGGCGTGCCGCGCGGACCGCGCGACGAGGAGTTCCACCAGGCGGTGAGCGAGCTGCTGAGCGACTGGGGCTGGTCGGCCGCGCGCCCGGTGGTCGACGCCGTGCGCATCGTCGCCGACACCGACTCGGCCGAGCTCGCCCGCATCCGCGACTACCTGTCGCGCACCGGCGTGCCGAGCTCGGTCTACTCCTCCTGCTCCGAGCAGGGGCAAGAGGTGCTCGCTGACGTCGAGATCGACGGTCCCGCAAGGCTTCCCGTGATCGACACGTTCGGGCGCGGCACCCTCGTGCAGCCGTCCGTGGCCGACCTCGCGGCGGCGATGTACGGCGCGCCGTCCGACATCCCCGAGGGCACCGTGGCGGACGTGCTGGTGGTGGGCGCGGGGCCGGCGGGGCTCGCCGCGGCGGTCTATGCCGCCTCGGAGGGGTTGTCGACGGTGGTGGTCGACGCCGACGCGATCGGTGGCCAGGCCGGCACCAGCTCGATGATCCGCAACTACCTCGGCTTCCCGCGCGGCATCTCCGGCATGCGGCTCGCGCAGCGTGCGCGCATGCAGGCGTCGCGGTTCGGGGCGCGCTTCTTCGCCGCGCTGCCGGTGACCGGCATCGAGCCCGAGGGGCAGCACCAGCACGCGTGGGTCGGCGGCACCCGCATCTGCGCCTGGTCGGTGATCATCGCGAGCGGCGTGAAGTATCGGCGTCTCGGCGTCGCGCCGCTCGAGGAGCTGGTCGGGCTCGGCGTGCACTACGGCGCCGCGACCAGCGCCGCGCAGGAGATGACCGGCAAGCACGTGCACGTCGTGGGCGGCGGCAACTCGGCCGGGCAGGCGGCGGTGCACCTGGCGAGGTACGCCGCGTCGGTGACCATCGTCGTACGGCGGGCTGGGCTGGCCGAGACCATGTCGGACTACCTCGTGCGGGAGATCCGCTCCAACCCGCTCATCACGGTGCGCGGCTCGACCGAGGTGACCGACGGCGGCGGCACCGGCCGGCTGGAATGGATCGAGCTGACCGGGCCCGACGGCGCCGAACGGGTCGAGACGAGCGGGCTGTTCCTGCTGCTCGGGGCGAGCCCGCACGTCGACTGGGTGCCAGACACGGTCGCGCGCGACGAGCGCGGATACCTGCTGACCGGCCGCGACGTGCCGAAAGACCATTGGCGAGAAGGCATTCCGCCCGCCAACCTCGAGACCACGGTGCCGGGAATCTTCGCCGCCGGAGACGTACGCGCCGGGTCGATGAAGCGTGTCGCGTCGGCTTCGGGGGAGGGCGCGTCGGCGATCCCCCTGGTGCATGCCCACCTCGCGGCGCTGCGCGAGACACTGGCTGACAGCAACCCCCACGGGAGGCCGAGATGA
- a CDS encoding ROK family protein: MTDVVVGIDVGGTRIKSVLLTRSGDVLAEDTRPTPADASVRLGPALADIVTSLVERGGGESGGPSEARGPGEVREPGGPGEVRPARVGIGVPGIVDEQRQVGVRSANLGWHDLDLQRAFGEHLSLPFVVGHDVRCGLLAEARLGAAQGCTEVLFVPLGTGVAAAQLVGGRLWHGRPWAGEIGHVVVDPDGDPCACGLRGCLETVASAGAIGRRWSALTGRGGDAAEVARLVAAGDQQAISLWHNAIEALAAVISPVVAANGTQLVLVGGGLVRAGDLLLDPLREAVHARLAPAMRPAVAPASLGDRAGSLGAALLSLEAGGVA, translated from the coding sequence GTGACGGACGTGGTCGTCGGCATCGACGTGGGCGGGACCCGCATCAAGTCGGTGCTGCTGACGAGGTCCGGTGACGTGCTCGCCGAGGACACGCGGCCGACTCCGGCAGACGCGTCCGTACGTCTGGGGCCGGCTCTCGCCGACATCGTCACCTCGCTGGTCGAGCGGGGTGGGGGTGAGTCCGGCGGCCCGAGCGAGGCCCGTGGGCCCGGCGAGGTGCGTGAGCCCGGCGGGCCGGGCGAGGTGCGGCCGGCGCGGGTCGGCATCGGGGTGCCGGGCATCGTCGACGAGCAGCGCCAGGTCGGCGTGCGCTCCGCCAACCTCGGGTGGCACGACCTGGACCTGCAGCGGGCGTTCGGCGAGCACCTGTCGCTGCCGTTCGTCGTCGGGCACGACGTGCGTTGCGGGCTGCTCGCCGAGGCGCGACTGGGGGCGGCGCAGGGGTGCACCGAGGTGCTGTTCGTGCCGCTCGGCACCGGCGTCGCCGCGGCCCAGCTCGTCGGCGGTCGGCTGTGGCACGGGCGGCCGTGGGCCGGCGAGATCGGGCACGTGGTGGTCGACCCCGACGGCGACCCGTGCGCCTGCGGTCTCCGCGGGTGCCTCGAGACGGTGGCGAGCGCGGGGGCGATCGGGCGTCGGTGGTCGGCGCTGACCGGCCGCGGCGGGGACGCGGCCGAGGTCGCGCGACTCGTCGCCGCAGGAGACCAACAAGCAATCTCGTTGTGGCACAACGCGATCGAGGCCCTGGCCGCGGTCATCTCGCCCGTCGTCGCCGCCAACGGCACGCAGCTGGTGCTCGTCGGTGGCGGTCTCGTGCGGGCGGGCGACCTGCTGCTCGACCCGTTGCGCGAGGCGGTGCACGCACGGCTGGCCCCGGCCATGCGACCGGCGGTGGCGCCCGCGTCGCTCGGCGACCGGGCCGGCTCGCTCGGAGCGGCGCTGCTGTCGCTCGAGGCCGGAGGCGTCGCGTGA
- a CDS encoding class II fructose-bisphosphate aldolase, with protein MTLANLTELLATTTRGAIAAFNVIQIEHAEAYAAAAAHTNLPVVMQISQNAVRYHGALAPIAAATLAVARASEQPVVVHLDHAEDEDLVREAVELGLTSVMYDGSRLPDEQNREATARVVQRCHDAGVSVEAELGEVGGKDGVHAPGVRTDPADAAQFVADTGVDALAVAVGSSHAMTSRTAELDVDLIARLREGVPVPLVLHGSSGVPDAGLVAAVRAGMRKVNIATHLNQVFTEAMQTSLREHRTVDTRRYLGAGRDAITAEAARLQQLLALEPTTLVE; from the coding sequence ATGACCCTGGCCAACCTGACCGAGCTGCTGGCGACGACGACGCGGGGTGCGATCGCGGCGTTCAACGTCATCCAGATCGAGCACGCCGAGGCGTACGCCGCGGCCGCCGCGCACACGAATCTGCCTGTGGTCATGCAGATCTCGCAGAACGCCGTGCGCTATCACGGGGCGCTGGCACCGATCGCCGCCGCGACCCTCGCGGTCGCGCGCGCCAGCGAGCAGCCGGTCGTCGTGCACCTCGACCACGCCGAGGACGAGGACCTCGTCCGGGAGGCCGTCGAGCTCGGCCTCACGTCGGTGATGTACGACGGTTCGCGCCTCCCCGACGAGCAGAACCGGGAGGCGACCGCGCGCGTCGTGCAGCGCTGCCACGACGCGGGGGTCAGCGTCGAGGCCGAGCTGGGCGAGGTCGGCGGCAAGGACGGCGTGCACGCGCCGGGCGTGCGCACCGACCCGGCGGACGCCGCGCAGTTCGTCGCCGACACGGGGGTCGACGCGCTGGCGGTCGCGGTCGGCAGCTCGCACGCCATGACCTCGCGCACCGCCGAGCTCGACGTCGACCTGATCGCGCGGCTGCGCGAGGGCGTACCCGTCCCGCTCGTGCTGCACGGCTCCTCCGGCGTGCCCGACGCGGGGCTCGTCGCCGCCGTGCGCGCGGGCATGCGCAAGGTCAACATCGCCACCCACCTGAACCAGGTCTTCACCGAGGCGATGCAGACGTCGCTGCGGGAGCACCGGACCGTCGACACCCGCCGCTACCTCGGCGCCGGCCGCGACGCCATCACCGCCGAGGCCGCCCGCCTCCAACAGCTGCTCGCCCTGGAACCCACGACCTTGGTGGAGTAG
- a CDS encoding SDR family NAD(P)-dependent oxidoreductase, translating to MILDLTGRTALVTGGGVGIGAAVAAALTDAGARVAITYRSHPPTEEALTALGGPAGRPVAVQLDSADEAAVERSVGEAAAELGGLDIVVNNIGGLVRRATLDTLTLAQWREILTVNLDSTFLVSHAALPHLRDGTGRIVNLASLAGHTGGHPGALAYATAKAGIFGFTRALAKELAPRGITVNALAPGFIEATPFHDTFTTADSKAATIRDIPAGRAGTPLDVAGAAVWLASDLASYVNGAVIDINGAQYFH from the coding sequence ATGATCCTCGACCTGACCGGACGCACCGCGCTCGTCACCGGCGGCGGGGTCGGCATCGGCGCCGCCGTGGCCGCTGCGCTCACCGACGCGGGGGCGCGCGTCGCGATCACCTATCGCAGCCACCCGCCCACCGAGGAGGCGCTGACCGCGCTCGGTGGCCCGGCGGGCCGGCCGGTGGCGGTGCAGCTCGACAGCGCCGACGAGGCCGCGGTCGAGCGGTCGGTGGGCGAGGCGGCTGCCGAGCTCGGCGGACTCGACATCGTCGTCAACAACATCGGCGGGCTCGTGCGCCGCGCCACGCTCGACACCCTCACGCTCGCGCAGTGGCGCGAGATCCTGACGGTCAACCTCGACAGCACGTTCCTCGTGAGCCACGCGGCGCTGCCGCACCTGCGCGATGGCACCGGCCGGATCGTCAACCTGGCCTCGCTCGCCGGGCACACCGGCGGGCACCCGGGCGCCCTGGCGTACGCCACCGCCAAGGCCGGCATCTTCGGCTTCACCCGCGCGCTGGCGAAGGAGCTCGCGCCGCGCGGCATCACGGTCAACGCGCTGGCCCCGGGATTCATCGAGGCCACGCCGTTCCACGACACGTTCACCACGGCCGACTCCAAGGCCGCGACGATCCGCGACATCCCGGCCGGCCGCGCGGGCACGCCGCTCGACGTGGCGGGCGCCGCGGTGTGGCTCGCGTCCGACCTGGCGAGCTATGTCAACGGCGCGGTCATCGACATCAACGGTGCGCAGTACTTCCACTGA